ATAAGCAAATTTAAAACACAGGAATGTCATTTCACAGTTGAACAGCATGGAGGTTGAAAAGTTCCATGTGAGACGAtattcatctaatactaattaAAGTGGTGGGAGGATGTAGAATGGGGACCCAATGGGCTTAGTATCATTAGTCAAGTGGCGTTTACAAAGTTCATATAAATGCTTATAGAGTGTTGGCAAAATAAGAGCTGTCATGTCCTTGTTGTAGCtagatttttaatatttaagaGACTACAATACTGTATTTTCTCCAAGTTTTTGGTAAGTTCATGTGCTACCTATACCCGTGCTATACAGGGTAACGCAAGGTGATTAATACCCAGGCATTCAAACGATATTAACAAAAAATGGTTTACTTCCTCTGGTgataacatttttttaacaaaccatataaaataaacaataagaaaACTTGTATCATAAACAATCGCAATCATAAACACATGTGCACAACAGCCTTTGATGTTGGCTAGTAAACAGGTGAATTGTAATAGATGTATGTAAACAGTTGTAACAACTTGTACGCTGTACAGATAGCACCAGCCTCAGGATGTCAACCGTGTTGAATGGTACTAACTGGAGCGCAGAGCTGGAGGCCTTCAACTATAGAGTCAGTCACAGGGATGAACTGAGTCCTGAAGTGCAAGCTGTCTATAATCTACTGCTGTCAATGGTGCAGGTGACTCTCACTCCATTTTCCCAGGCTTCATTGGAGTATGGCATCAACATTCTTTTTCTCAGGTTGGTAAATTGTGTGTGAATTTTACAGGTGCAATAACACATTAATTTTGAATAAATCTCAGATCTGGAGAGATGCCAACTGTGGTCGCTTTTATGGTCCTATTACATCTGCAAACACATAGGTGACTTTTTTAGCGATAACGCCAACTTGAAAAGTCCATCAGTAGGATGTATTCAGCTATATCAAACCAGTATGGAGCCAAACTGTGTCAACGGTTTAGCTTCCTAGTAGTTCATACTACTATTCTTGCCAACTACGCGAACAACAAAAAGCCAACTGTGTAGCCAAAGTATAACATGTTGTCTAAGTTACAATTGTTTACTTGATTTTGGTCTCAAAAATAAATGCTGATCTAACTGtataaaatggcaaaaaaaTCTTGTAGTGAAGCCCGTGTGTATACTTGACTACCTTGATATGCTGGCCAACCATCCGCCTTTGGCTATAGCCAAAAGGTTTACATCAAAGAATCTATTTTTTTGTAACCACAAGACTTTTTGGTCTGTACTTTGCAATATAATATCCACTTATTACAACATACTGGCATTATATCAGCTAATTGATTTTACTGATACATGTGATATTCATCATGTCTATTGGAGTCTGgtgaataaacatttaaaagtgTAAAGTGGAGCTTTTATTTAGAACAAGGGATTTTTGCGATTGACCAAATTGAACAGACATTTCTAATGTTAGCAGACAGGAAACCGATGTGCCATTTGCAAGCGCATACTAAACTAGCAGGTGTTCAACATAGCTTATTAAACCAGGCAACAGGTTAGAGaacatcaaatattttaaaggAGATCATCCAATAACAAGGTTGAAGTCGACTACAGAATTACTGTAACCGGTGATGAAGTAGCCAGTTCTCAGTCAACTAATGCAACAAGTTCTGATGGAGGTCTGTTGGAAAGCATTCAGAGAACTCTTCTGGCTTCTGACCTGTCGTCAGATGCTGCACAGAATCAGTCTATAGATGGACAGTGTAAGTTTCCCTTATGGCCCTTATGGCACAGCTCCATAGTTAAAGTTATGATACTAGTCACCTACCATTatcttgtacatgtatgttgatgaatGGGTTGCAAACAAGTAAAAAGTTTTGAGCATGCCAAAGTGACGTGGCTAGAAGCATTCTCTGGAGGCAGTAGTACCCAATAGCAACATAACTAATATCGCTGTTTTACTAGTGGCAGCTGTTATTTTCAGACTATATAATTATGTACGGTCTTTGAATggttaaaaaaagttttcaaagtaTACATATGAAACATATTAGACATAGAAATTATAAGTTGGGTTGTAACTTCAAGCAATTTAGTATGTTTGTGTGGTTGTCAATGCTTTCTGCTGCAATGGTATGAATATTGGTGCAGTTTTTACATGGCGAGTTTATACAGTACATGGTCAGTTTATACACGGTCAGTTTATTTATCTATGGTCAGTTTATACATGGTCATTTTATACATGGTCAGTTTATACATGGTCAGTTTATACATGGTCAGTTTGTATGTGCTACAGAGTACCAGAaactataatattttactttaaaaaattgaGGCATCTGAACTTTAACAAATTTGGCTAGCCTgaaaattattcacttttggGATGAACATCTCATAACAGCATAAGATAACAAGAAGTGCTAATACTACATAAatgtttattacatttatatttatttaccagagatgtttattacatttatatttattgcaGTTACATGCTTGAAGAAAACTCTGACACATCCCCAAACACTTGCCAACCTGACTTTACCCCGAACACCGGATGGTTTTCGTGTAATGATATCAGGTGGGTGCGGTGGACGTATGATAACTATGCTTACCGCAAAATGCCAATACAACAAAGACCTAAGGCTGTCTAGATGGTCTAGCATAGCATTCACCAACTGTTCCACAAGCTGCCAGGGAATGACTATAACACACTCGCTAACAAGAGAATCCTTTCAACTGCTTAGTGCTCAAAATGGTGTAACACAAACATTCACTGGAGTTTGTGGCCATCAGGAACAAACTATGTTTTCAGCGACATGTACAGACAATTCTTGGAATGTAGTAGAGCATCAGTGTGTGCTGATGTGCCCAGCAGGCCAGCTGCATCATCCACAATGGTCAGAACCGCTGCCTGAAAATGAAATAGCCATGAACAGCACATACCAAGTGGACATGCTGTGTGATTCTACAAACAAGACAATATTAACAGCCAGCTGTGAACCCAACGATCAGGGTACGAATGGAGTTTGGAAAAACATTAACATGGAAACATGTGAGGTGGAGTGCAATGCAAGAAGAATAGTTCATTCTGCTGGTACTATCTGGAACTTGAGTGAGACGCCTTTAGGACAAAAGGTAGAACTCACGGGACAGTGCAATGGCGTGACCACAAATATTGGTGCAGCTGCATGCATTGGAGATGTCGCTAATGGTGCTGCATGGAACATTTCACTGATTTCCTGTAGTGTCACGTGCCCACCTCAGACATTTATTCACCCTGATACCTTAGCTTCCATAGCGTTGAGCATGGGAGAGGtgaatgaaactgtagtagtagACCTCTCTTGTAGTGGTCAGGTCTTACCAGTGGAGGCCGAATGCCGTGGAAGTCTTGCTCTTGGCGCTAACTGGAGGCTGAAAAACATGCCTTCCTGTAAACCTGTGTGCCCGCAACATGAGTGGTTTGACCAGATAACCAACCATACCTACTCTATTCCGGAAACTGACTATTTGTCTCAGTCGGAGGTTGAGGGTTCGTGTGGAGGCATTGATATGACTCTCATGGTCGCCACTTGCACAGGTGACATTATTAATGGCGTCTCATGGGAGTATGAGATTTTTAACTGCACACCTTCGTGTGAGGCATCTGTGCTTTTACACCCAGACACCATGGCTAATCTTACTCTCCCTATAACGCGGCATGGTCAACTCGTCACACTCACAGGACGTTGTAGTGGTGAGAGCAATGTTCCTTTGATGACCGGTAGGTGTGGTGGAGATGTAACTGAGAATCCAGAGTGGGTCGATTTGCAGTTTACCCTATGCACAGGATATTGTTCCTCAAAGGTTATAGATTTACTTGATACTGACAGACATTCATATGTCCTTGCCAAAGGAGAGATTGGTGAAACTGTAACAGTCAATGGAACCTGCGCTTTATTGCCATTTAtggcagccactgcgcagtgtCTTGGCAATGCTGCTGATGGTGGAGAATGGAGCTACACAATCAATGAGTGAGTAAAGCATGATACTAggatattatataatttcaaggTTCAACTAATAGTTAAAAAGTACTTGTCACAAAACATATGATTGATCTGACACACACCTTGAGCTCATTACTAGCACCAAACACCCAATCGATAATTCACAAAATCAGAGCTAttaaaatacatcaatattaGAAAATGGTCTATCTAATGCTTATTTACAAAGTTCTTAGTGCAGACATGGatttattgaaattttacaattgtgtgtataaaaaatttatttcctTGAACAGCTTTATGACACTAGCTAACAATGCAAATCCCAGGAAGAACAATGCAACTCTTTTAAAGAACTTAATAAAAAGTGCACTATCTTACAGCGAAATATTTATCCTATTCTAAGAATTCTACTACAGTAACATGTTAAGAATTCTACTACCGTGACATGCTAAGAATTCTACTACAGTAACATGTTAAGAATTCTACTACAGTAACATGTTAAGAATTCTACTACAGTAACATGTTAAGAATTTTACTACAATGACATGTTAAGAATTCTACTACAGTGACATGTTAAAAATTCTACTACAGTAACATGTTAAGAATTCTACTACAGTAACATGTTAAGAATTCTACTACAGTAACATGTTAAAAATTCTACTACAGTAGCATGTTAAGAATTCTACTACAGTAACATGTTAAGAATTCTACTACAATGACATGTTAAGAATTCTACTACAGTGACATGTTAAAAATTCTACTACAGCAACATGTTAAGAATTCTACTACAGTAACATGTTAAGAATTCTACTACAATGACATGTTAAGAATTCTACTACAGTGACATGCTAAGAATTCTACTACAGTAACATGTTAAGAATTCTACTACAGTAACATGTTAAGAATTCTACTACAGTAATATGTTAAGAATTCTACTACAGTGACATGTTAAGAATTCTACTACAATGACATGTTAAGAATTCTACTACAGTGACATGCTAAGAATTCTACTACAGTGACATGTTAAGAATTCTACTACAGTAACATTTTAAGAATTCTACTACAGTAACATGTTAAGAATTCTACTACAGTAACATGTTAAAAATTCTACTACAGTAACATGAAAAGAATTCTACTACAGTAACATGTTAAGAATTCTGCTACAGTAACATGTTAAGAATTCTACTACAGTAACATGTTAAGAATTCTACTACAGTAACATGTTAATTTTTTAGATGCTCTACCGATACCAGTTGTCCACGACAACATTTTGTACATCCTGATACCAAAGCCAAGCTGATTGTGGAGAGTTCCTTAACAGGAGCTACAGTCTCTGTGAGGGGCGAGTGTCATGGAGTTGAAGTCATACTGTTGAATGTCACATGTCAAGCGGTGGCTGGAAATCGAGGAGTTTGGACAGAAAAGTCTTATTCACCTTGTAAAACCAACTTGACGGACCAACTTACTAATTTATTAGACGTGAGAATGACTTTTCCTTCCTTACTGTACATACCCTGATAGACAATTCTGTGGTAGTATTTACCTAAAGGTAGTATTAATGCTATACAAGCTACAATTGGATTTCAGTATAATACAACCTCTTCTGATTGCAACTTTTGATTGAATGACCAAAGCTTTTCTGTAAGCAATGATCAATTGTACATCATCAACCGTAGTTAGATGTCTATGGGCAATGTTTGCTAAAGTCAATGTGGATTTTAGTTAAATAGCCCATACAGTCTAGAAATCACTAGGGCAGTACGATACTAAACCACTCAATTGTATCAGTGCGTGTGGCTAATCTCTCAGGTTTAGGTCTCCTttgcttactgcaagcagaggctagCCCTGTTTTAAGAGCATCGTTGCACAAATTGTCTGTGAATTTGTCTGGACATGTGTAAGCCCAGTAACAAGGGAACTTgacgactggagacatgccagttgcagagagcaatttaaggatGGATGCCAGTCCTGTCAGCATTGGTGTCCTTTTTAGGGAATTGAACCCCAGCTCGCTGTGCCCAGGTCAGGCATTATAGACCAGTACGTCGTAGTAAGTCTGATGCAGCAGTATTAATCTACGCTGACTGATTGTAGAACTTCAAGGATAACCCATTGGAGCTCATGTCGCTAACCGCTTCCATATCAAAAGATCTTGACAACTCCACTGATGAAGCGATTAACTTATTGACGAATATAGTTGAGTTCGTGGCTAGTCCAAATACATCCAAGTCTGTGGAGGACGAGGGAACATTCTTCTTTGATATCATAGACAACATGTTGAATGTAGAGTTGAACGCGGAAGAGAAGCCTGACTCTACAGAGGATGAAAAAGGGTCTACAGGAAATAGGTAGATAATTATTCAAACTTTAAAAGCTCCTTAAACTCACTTTATAAAGCGGTATTGGATAAAATTCTAGTAACATATGCATGCTGTTCAAATTCTGGTCAAAGAATGccgaaaacaataaaaattttccAATTGTAAATATTCTACATCTAATTTCCGAAGCTCAAACTTTATAGGAATGGAAATCAGTCTTGCGTATAGTTATATTAAACCCAATCAAATTGTTAAGAAATTTGTAAGATATTTCCTAGCTGGTGATTGTGGTGGTTATCCTTACCTGCCACTCATGACAAGCTGTAACAGGTGACAGTGGTGGTTATCCTTACCTGCCACTCCGTGGCAATTTTACAAGTACATACTGTAACGGGCACTAATTGAATTCCGCATGGTTGATTAGGGAAACACAATCTTCAATGACTCAGATCCAAGTCAACTCAGCATTGTCTCCTCCTTTGAATGCCAGATTGCTTTAACCACAAACTCATAATCACCAGAAACTAACTAATACTTAGTCTGCATCCTTTTCAACCCAAATgaattattattcaaatttgTGGATCCGTGGCTATAAAGGACATTTGTCTCACAAGACAATCATAAATTTTTAAGCGAAGGTAATCTTACCTACAACTTCACGCTGTCTAAATGTTTTTGCAGACTGGCTAAATCTGTTGAGGAATTTTTGGATTCAGCAAACTCCAACACATCTCAAATAAGTATAAACAAAAGCaacttactcattgaggtaaaTAACCAATTATTGTATTCATATCTAACATCTCTCTCTTACAGTCAGTCAAGGCAGTTAAGACTGTCTATGACTTTGACTTATGGTAGCAGATCTTCACTCAGctctcagttactagtgattgTCTGCCACAAGTTTATATTGATCTGGTTCCATTCTAAATCTTTAGCTACATAATTATAGCAGAGTCTAGAGACTCTAGACCTTCTTTGATTTCATTTACCATTACATAGTTGTGAGTATAATAGTTGACGCAGGAGCCTGTCTTATTTCACCTACTGTCAGCGTATCTTATCACTGACTAAAGTGTGAATTATTACCTTTCAGGTGATAGATACATCATTCCTTGACGATGAGGAAGACATAGCGCTCGCTACAGGCTCATTGAATCTCTCGCTGGCTCATAACGTTGTAAACGGTAAGCATAGCCtaataatgtaaaaatgaaGTTGGCATCATTGTTAAACCTACCATTCTTGAACCTGAAGTATTTGAAGTGTATCATAGAGTTCCTCCAGGATTGTACAGGATGGATTAACAATTAATCTGCGGTATATGTTAGTCATTGGGCAAAGCATTGCTGGTTCAAATCTGTTGCTTAGTAGGATTATCCAAATTTCATTCATACCTCTTTCATGAGGTATATGACAACATGTTTCCCCACTTCTGTTGACACCGAGTTTTTTACCGATGGTGTCCTTGAGTATGTACTTATGCTCAGGAAATTAGTTTAATTATGTGGGCATCTGCCTGCATATGGTGAGAATCATTGGCTAGACAGTGAGCTGTGTGAAGGTGAGCTATTGTTAGAAAGCAAAGGTCTTTTACGTCATTATCCTTACAGTCTCTTCCAGAGCCTGCTCATTAGTATCCTGATTGACTGCTTAAATTGGGGTATACAATTATGATgcatattattgttattattatgatgcGTATGGTTATGGGTATcgagtaatactaataatgagGCTGGTCAACTGTGCAGTAGGCCTACTAGCTTTTGAATTTTATTCCTAGTAAAGACTTCCTCCAGTCACTATAATTCCTGATCATATGTCGTATACCAATAAGAAACACTATcaaagtttgtttttgtttttgtatactGTACCAAAATTAATGGTTaaggaatatttttaataatctaAATTCTAGGTAAAAATGAATGTTGATTTTATCTACaagcaaaaaataataatttcacTGGTTGAAATAAACCTTTGTGAAAATTCTTATAGCATTAATCAAATGCCAGGAAAAGGTCTTTTCAGCTCTGCGGAGAATTGGCATTTTTGTAATGTTTTGCGGTTGAGGTCTGTGATAGAGCATTCATATGGCTTGAATATTTAAATATTCAACAAAGACATTTTCcaaaatttaaatatgttaattaAAAATCATACTTTCTTTCCTTCATATCTCCTGCATATTCTAAAATCATGGTAGCTAGGCGCGAGTCATCCAGTCGGTTATATAGATGAACACTCAAACATGATAAACAAGAAAATGATAAATGGATATATGACGTGATAGAGTTATTTGCATTAAGAAAACAAACCATTTATTGAGTCTTATGGTTTGCCTGCGATTATTTCTACTGACTCGTATGATTGATGAGCATCGTACTTGGCAACTTTTGTAAAAAGTATATGGCCTTGGGGGATAAAGAATGAGTTTTCATGACATAATTTAATGGAATATAGACTAATTCTGAGCAAAGAAAATAAATTCACTCTCTGTCAGTTTTGTTCtgttcatttatatatatttttatatttgattgATTCCAAGCACAGTAAAAGATTTGTAAGAGAGAATGTGATTGGTCGTACAGTACGGCTACTTTGCGTTGATTGTAATGGGCTAGCAGCAAATGTTTAATTCTTTTCCTTGTTTATAAGTGCAGGTGTGAAGTATTAATACGGCTTTGGTAGCATGGGATCGTAAGTACTACGTTGTTTAGTAACGCTTTTACACTATATGACGCAGGTGTGAACCATGATACTAATTTTGTCCAAAGGGCtgtttgaacaaatatttgtggtgataataatgatgcgtTGGCGTTACTATTGGGGTTAAATTGTAGGAGGCAGACTTTCGATAAGGAAgtaatttgtgtattttaataagtaacttaattttactCGTCAATGATTCGCTAGTTTAGATATCTGTGGGTGTTGTACCGACACAAGTCAGGAAGCAAGGAAATAATAACGATTTATTCTAGCAATAAAAAGGGTGACGCCTTTATTCCGGCTAAGACATGCTATATGTTACATAGTTTGGATTACTATTTTAGGATCTAAACTAAACTTTGTCAAGTACAGTCGGACAGCCATGTTTTCTACAGCGGAACGTCTGCTAGGAGACACGGTGTTTAGCGCTTCAGTCTCGCATAGGACGGTTGAGGATTCCACTAACGCAATCACCTATGTCATGGAGGTAACAACCAACTCCCTAGGCACTTGCTTTCGGCTTATCGGATTATGACTGATGAGATTTCAATTACCATGATTCTTTAGAATGCTTACCATGAAGAATGTGAAATGTgcaaaaaataactaaaaaaacaaatgaaGATAAATAGGAATTGATTTGTTGAAATCCATCGAGCTTTATAATCATGCATTGCACACAACGGACATAACTCTAATGGGTATCATTTGATATTGTGTATGTATTCATGATCCTACCACtccttaaaataataaaaacgataaaaattgtATAATGTTTGATTAAGCTTAATTTTGGATTTTATATCTGTGCAAACAACTACCAGTGCTAATAACTTAAGCATGCATATTCACCTGTatttaacagaaataaaaaaaacgcTTCTGAAGTCATATCACAGGCAAACAAAAAAAAACCTTTTACACAAAATGTTAACATCTTACTGATTTCAATCGGATTTGCTATTCATGGTTAGGATTTGCTACATCTGGAAGAGGCACGTATAGTTTTGTTAAGCTTACCTCCTTTTTATGTACATCCAGTTATACTAATAATTGTTTGTCAGATAACACCAAATGACACGCTTCTTGGGAAAGCGGTATGTGGATACTGGAACTTCTCAACATCAGCTTGGTCGACAGAAGGGTGTAGCGAGACAAAAGGAAATAATTCTGTCAAATGCACTTGCAACCATTTGACAAATTTTGCAATCATCATGGTAAGTTTGAATGGCTTTTATATAGCCACTGTGCTTGTCGAAAATTAGGTTGA
Above is a window of Watersipora subatra chromosome 3, tzWatSuba1.1, whole genome shotgun sequence DNA encoding:
- the LOC137389813 gene encoding uncharacterized protein, translating into MILDKLYWDDTTPFPDRDLTAESQSIVQFNSAQWIEFQTGRSCVTYKSQLAAGVSNRVTLQPEYCSGGFPFICAKELPTSTNSFYKATDNLLCGGQEGWYGSENSGLCYKYFTDLVSFEEAQQVCQRNKAALADPRTAIKQRFLIGMLDGLPDSIAPLTVYVGMQQLTNQQVQFGTDDIIAVNQLSDFAILSQPTATGKCGVLNNPFFAEQRLDSGAVQFGDCTGQRPFICTRGFDSQIVSEFSSWNVTVVRNGYLLTCEMAGLENVPGVVIWKKDHQYFPKQNNSQTLSLTSQEYKYLIDDNTDRAIGHGELAGLYACEFWQTFPTGQYKSSDLAVTFNDSTSLRMSTVLNGTNWSAELEAFNYRVSHRDELSPEVQAVYNLLLSMVQVTLTPFSQASLEYGINILFLRRSSNNKVEVDYRITVTGDEVASSQSTNATSSDGGLLESIQRTLLASDLSSDAAQNQSIDGQFTCLKKTLTHPQTLANLTLPRTPDGFRVMISGGCGGRMITMLTAKCQYNKDLRLSRWSSIAFTNCSTSCQGMTITHSLTRESFQLLSAQNGVTQTFTGVCGHQEQTMFSATCTDNSWNVVEHQCVLMCPAGQLHHPQWSEPLPENEIAMNSTYQVDMLCDSTNKTILTASCEPNDQGTNGVWKNINMETCEVECNARRIVHSAGTIWNLSETPLGQKVELTGQCNGVTTNIGAAACIGDVANGAAWNISLISCSVTCPPQTFIHPDTLASIALSMGEVNETVVVDLSCSGQVLPVEAECRGSLALGANWRLKNMPSCKPVCPQHEWFDQITNHTYSIPETDYLSQSEVEGSCGGIDMTLMVATCTGDIINGVSWEYEIFNCTPSCEASVLLHPDTMANLTLPITRHGQLVTLTGRCSGESNVPLMTGRCGGDVTENPEWVDLQFTLCTGYCSSKVIDLLDTDRHSYVLAKGEIGETVTVNGTCALLPFMAATAQCLGNAADGGEWSYTINECSTDTSCPRQHFVHPDTKAKLIVESSLTGATVSVRGECHGVEVILLNVTCQAVAGNRGVWTEKSYSPCKTNLTDQLTNLLDNFKDNPLELMSLTASISKDLDNSTDEAINLLTNIVEFVASPNTSKSVEDEGTFFFDIIDNMLNVELNAEEKPDSTEDEKGSTGNRLAKSVEEFLDSANSNTSQISINKSNLLIEVIDTSFLDDEEDIALATGSLNLSLAHNVVNGSKLNFVKYSRTAMFSTAERLLGDTVFSASVSHRTVEDSTNAITYVMEITPNDTLLGKAVCGYWNFSTSAWSTEGCSETKGNNSVKCTCNHLTNFAIIMDTAGQDRYIADEHHLALTIITMTGLGISVVALSLHLISFLFIEKLRRNQFQKVLANLAFAILASNLVFLAGIDKVTNPTACIAVAALLHYFILASFCWMFVEAFMQYRRFVKVLGTHVTHVLVKAGLPAWIIPTVPVAIVFIVDPQLYRGGAKFCWMKREALYYSFLFPIGAIILANIVLFTLILRGLTCARPSQLRTNKSENHRRMMYFKAGLAIFTLLGMTWVFGFFAVSSARLAFQYLFCITNAFQGLVIFLLHNVRDPKVMAWWRSVLHLKPLPAFGTSRGTSASTYLSKKTDYSRSSSGDDWNTERQRAFKIKPAEKNENKFNLPSSAETPVKKTTLKRQQLEQSKVMHSSTESEESGTTQSSGVTEQSDL